A part of Amycolatopsis lurida genomic DNA contains:
- a CDS encoding PP2C family protein-serine/threonine phosphatase: MHPHLARLRRRLRTACAEAGVPVEDRARLVMAATLLAEPAFATGAEVMLETSTTDGLLAVVVRLPHPVGHPRRNTLPLLPDAEDGTSLTWHLPTGTAEHPAPADEDQATDEETLALIARADALAQEQRELKHELAETNSGVLAMYIELEQRDERLRRAHSVIFRELEDALRPGPPPVPGLELAVHYSPTDQDSPTGGDLYDWFVLPGGQLHITLVDAVGHGVTSTRHALTVTHAIRTLALEGHPFRDLIARTAHTLATIEPDLMATVILARIDPATGELTLANGSHPAPVLATVDGEARLLPSPVVGRGIGFPDPGSPELRHDTLGPGDTLLLYTDGLVESRKDYLEGQDRLLDLVPAYAALPITELPRELAARMHDVVLHADDTVVLAVRRPLPGAGRGEESGRALLL; the protein is encoded by the coding sequence ATGCACCCCCACCTCGCCCGGCTCCGCCGACGCCTTCGCACCGCCTGCGCCGAAGCCGGCGTCCCCGTCGAAGACCGCGCCCGTCTCGTCATGGCCGCGACCCTGCTCGCCGAACCGGCCTTCGCCACCGGCGCGGAAGTCATGCTCGAAACCAGCACCACCGACGGCCTCCTCGCGGTGGTCGTCCGGCTCCCCCACCCGGTCGGACACCCGCGCCGCAACACCCTCCCGCTTCTGCCCGACGCCGAAGACGGCACGAGCCTCACCTGGCATCTCCCCACGGGAACCGCCGAACATCCCGCCCCGGCCGACGAAGACCAGGCCACGGATGAGGAAACCCTCGCGCTCATCGCCCGCGCCGACGCGCTCGCTCAGGAGCAGCGGGAGCTCAAACACGAACTCGCCGAAACCAACAGCGGCGTGCTGGCCATGTACATCGAACTCGAACAACGCGACGAACGACTCCGCCGCGCGCACTCCGTCATCTTCCGCGAACTCGAAGACGCGCTACGGCCGGGTCCGCCGCCCGTGCCGGGGCTCGAACTGGCCGTGCACTACTCGCCGACCGACCAGGACTCGCCCACCGGCGGCGATCTCTACGACTGGTTCGTCCTCCCCGGCGGCCAGCTGCACATCACCCTCGTCGACGCCGTCGGGCACGGGGTCACTTCGACCCGCCACGCGCTCACCGTCACCCACGCGATCCGCACCCTCGCGCTGGAAGGCCATCCCTTCCGCGACCTCATCGCCCGCACCGCGCACACCCTCGCCACGATCGAGCCCGACCTCATGGCGACCGTGATCCTCGCCAGGATCGACCCCGCGACCGGCGAACTGACCCTCGCCAACGGCAGCCACCCCGCCCCCGTACTGGCCACTGTGGACGGTGAAGCGCGGCTGCTGCCCTCCCCGGTCGTCGGCCGCGGGATCGGCTTCCCAGACCCCGGCAGCCCCGAACTCCGCCACGACACCCTCGGCCCCGGGGACACCCTGCTCCTCTATACGGACGGCCTCGTCGAAAGCCGCAAGGACTATCTCGAAGGCCAGGACCGCCTCCTGGACCTCGTCCCCGCGTACGCCGCACTTCCCATCACCGAGCTTCCCCGGGAACTGGCCGCCCGGATGCACGACGTCGTCCTGCACGCCGACGACACCGTCGTCCTCGCCGTCCGGCGGCCACTTCCCGGGGCGGGTCGAGGAGAAGAATCCGGCCGCGCGCTACTCCTGTGA
- a CDS encoding SpoIIE family protein phosphatase, which yields MTGIVVPPPSRHLRVDHASAVYAAARTARETGRAGGLPSVLTERAAVVTSELAGNLDRHAINGSIVVQRPVIGLGIDVLAADDGPGMADVGHWLLDGNTTTGTLGTGLGAVGRMATVFRIRSAPRSGTLAAARVLLPGTPAGPAAAAGHFCVPRDGEDHCGDAIALAELTDGWAAVVVDGLGHGPEAAGAADAAIRVFRQNPGRPFPHQLATMHRALRATRGAAVALARITSGRLEFCGVGNVSGTTISGDGRSRVLLSIPGVVGFALPAVQVRHAALAAGDLVVLHTDGVDHTWRTPASVTQPSNALLLAAHLAHRHRNPRDDAAMIALHPDQLC from the coding sequence ATGACCGGCATCGTGGTTCCCCCGCCGTCGCGCCACCTGCGCGTCGACCACGCCAGCGCCGTCTACGCCGCCGCACGGACCGCCCGCGAAACCGGACGGGCAGGTGGGCTGCCCTCGGTGCTCACCGAACGCGCGGCCGTCGTGACCTCCGAACTGGCGGGAAACCTCGACCGGCACGCGATCAACGGTTCGATCGTCGTGCAGCGGCCCGTGATCGGGCTCGGCATCGACGTCCTGGCCGCCGACGACGGCCCGGGGATGGCCGACGTCGGACATTGGCTCCTCGACGGCAACACCACCACCGGCACGCTCGGCACCGGCCTCGGCGCGGTCGGCAGGATGGCCACCGTCTTCCGGATCCGCTCGGCGCCCCGGTCCGGCACCCTGGCCGCGGCCCGGGTCCTCCTCCCCGGGACACCGGCCGGACCCGCCGCCGCGGCCGGGCATTTCTGCGTCCCCCGCGATGGGGAAGACCACTGCGGCGACGCCATCGCACTCGCCGAACTGACCGACGGCTGGGCCGCGGTCGTCGTCGACGGCCTCGGCCACGGGCCCGAAGCCGCCGGCGCCGCCGACGCCGCGATCCGCGTGTTCCGCCAGAACCCCGGCCGGCCGTTCCCCCATCAGCTGGCGACCATGCACCGCGCCCTGCGCGCCACTCGTGGCGCCGCCGTCGCGCTCGCCCGGATCACGTCCGGCAGGCTCGAATTCTGCGGAGTCGGCAACGTCAGCGGCACGACGATCAGCGGGGACGGCCGGTCGCGGGTCCTGCTCAGCATCCCCGGTGTCGTGGGGTTCGCCCTGCCCGCCGTTCAGGTCCGCCACGCCGCGCTCGCCGCCGGTGACCTCGTGGTGCTGCACACCGACGGCGTCGACCACACTTGGCGCACACCGGCGAGCGTCACGCAGCCGTCGAACGCGCTGCTCCTCGCCGCCCATCTCGCCCACCGGCACCGCAACCCCCGGGACGACGCCGCCATGATCGCCCTCCACCCGGACCAGCTCTGCTGA
- a CDS encoding anti-sigma regulatory factor, whose amino-acid sequence MLPDELTDPGRDVPPLEHAVRAEEDLLTARHAVRSSAVAAGFSIVDQTKIVTAASELVRNAYIHGGGGTMTITMLRDDRHRIGLRLRVRDDGPGIADVDQAMTDGFSTGAGLGHGLGGTRRLVDEFAIDTAPGRGTTITITRWKP is encoded by the coding sequence ATGCTCCCTGACGAACTCACCGACCCCGGACGCGACGTCCCGCCTCTCGAACACGCCGTCCGCGCCGAAGAGGATCTGCTCACCGCCCGGCACGCGGTGCGGTCCAGCGCCGTCGCCGCGGGGTTCTCCATCGTCGACCAGACCAAGATCGTCACCGCGGCCAGCGAACTGGTCCGCAACGCCTACATCCACGGTGGCGGGGGGACCATGACGATCACCATGCTCCGCGACGACCGTCACCGGATCGGGCTGCGGCTGCGCGTCCGGGACGACGGGCCCGGCATCGCCGACGTCGATCAGGCGATGACCGACGGTTTCAGCACGGGCGCCGGGCTCGGCCACGGCCTCGGCGGCACCCGCCGCCTCGTCGACGAATTCGCCATCGACACCGCTCCCGGCCGGGGTACGACCATCACGATCACGCGCTGGAAGCCATGA
- a CDS encoding STAS domain-containing protein, whose product MTAEAGLPILRLGDILLTGLPSDLDDKTALRFTEELTARISDEGIHGVIIDISRLEIIDSFVARVLMQLADTGRLLGAVMIVAGMRPAVAITLSELGLQLTGVRTALNAEQAMELLGWRRPAEAPHAP is encoded by the coding sequence GTGACCGCCGAGGCGGGACTACCTATCCTGCGGCTCGGCGACATCCTGCTCACCGGCCTGCCCAGCGACCTTGACGACAAGACCGCTCTGCGGTTCACCGAAGAGCTCACGGCCCGCATCTCCGACGAAGGCATCCACGGTGTCATCATCGACATCTCCCGGCTGGAGATCATCGACTCCTTCGTAGCGCGGGTCCTGATGCAGCTCGCCGACACCGGACGCCTGCTCGGCGCCGTGATGATCGTCGCCGGGATGCGCCCCGCGGTCGCGATCACGCTGTCCGAACTCGGGCTCCAGCTCACCGGTGTGCGGACCGCACTGAACGCGGAACAGGCGATGGAACTGCTGGGCTGGCGCCGTCCCGCCGAGGCGCCTCATGCTCCCTGA
- a CDS encoding STAS domain-containing protein, with product MLGTDDAPVRELVTRALDDDHATLVDDWVHRQLESHTEQDLRGEAADLLETLRAALSTAMPADRIVARDGAVRDALTSLSERRARAGAEPTATAMAILSLKRMMLAAVERHTDDAELRYRAALLVSELLDSAGVLTFAVYVTGREQIIRQQHNQMLELSTPVVRLWRHVLAVPLIGTLDSARTQVVMNNLLEAIQTHQARVAIIDITGVPTVDTAVAQHLLQTVSAVRLMGAECVVSGIRPSIAQTITQLGIDLSHIVTRGSLADALATAMRLIGDATPTGAVTG from the coding sequence GTGCTGGGGACGGACGATGCCCCCGTTCGGGAGCTGGTGACGCGCGCCCTCGACGACGACCACGCCACGTTGGTGGACGACTGGGTCCATCGGCAGCTCGAGTCGCACACCGAGCAGGATCTCCGCGGCGAGGCCGCCGATCTGCTCGAAACCCTGCGTGCCGCGCTGAGCACGGCGATGCCCGCCGACCGGATCGTGGCGCGGGACGGCGCGGTCCGCGACGCGCTGACTTCGCTGTCGGAGCGCCGGGCCCGCGCGGGCGCCGAGCCGACGGCCACCGCCATGGCGATCCTGTCGCTCAAACGCATGATGCTGGCCGCCGTCGAGCGGCACACCGACGACGCCGAACTGCGCTACCGGGCGGCACTGCTGGTCAGCGAACTGCTCGACAGCGCCGGCGTGCTGACCTTCGCGGTCTACGTCACCGGGCGGGAACAGATCATCCGCCAGCAGCACAACCAGATGCTCGAACTGTCCACCCCGGTCGTGCGGCTGTGGCGGCACGTGCTGGCGGTACCCCTGATCGGCACCCTCGACAGCGCGCGCACGCAGGTCGTGATGAACAACCTCCTGGAGGCCATCCAGACCCACCAAGCCCGGGTCGCGATCATCGACATCACCGGCGTGCCGACCGTCGACACCGCGGTGGCCCAGCACCTGTTACAGACCGTCAGCGCGGTCCGGCTCATGGGCGCGGAATGCGTCGTCAGCGGCATCCGCCCGTCGATCGCGCAGACCATCACCCAGCTGGGGATCGACCTGTCGCATATCGTCACCCGCGGCTCACTCGCCGACGCGCTGGCGACCGCGATGCGGCTCATCGGCGATGCCACCCCCACGGGCGCGGTGACCGGGTGA
- a CDS encoding MarR family transcriptional regulator, with protein sequence MDTVDRSREQPTPDGTAAVFDLPGLVELVVERMQDVSPRPLSTAQLRAVIALDHHDGLNLRTLAELLGSTPPLVSRLCDRLEAVGFLERLPSTRSRRELVLRLSERGRGYLREVRARRRENIEAVLEKMTPAGRAALAAGLREYHAAGTGDEVGRGAP encoded by the coding sequence GTGGACACTGTGGATCGGTCCCGCGAGCAGCCAACCCCGGACGGGACGGCTGCGGTGTTCGACCTGCCCGGCCTCGTCGAGCTCGTGGTCGAGCGGATGCAGGACGTCTCCCCGCGGCCGCTGTCCACCGCCCAGCTGCGCGCCGTGATCGCACTGGACCACCACGACGGGCTGAATCTGCGCACCCTGGCCGAGTTGCTCGGCTCGACCCCGCCGCTGGTGAGCCGGCTCTGCGACCGGCTCGAGGCCGTGGGCTTCCTCGAACGTCTGCCGAGCACCCGCAGCCGCCGCGAACTCGTACTGCGGTTGAGCGAGCGCGGACGCGGGTACCTGCGGGAGGTCCGTGCCCGGCGACGGGAGAACATCGAGGCCGTACTCGAAAAGATGACTCCCGCCGGAAGGGCCGCGCTGGCCGCAGGGCTGCGGGAATACCACGCCGCCGGCACCGGGGACGAGGTCGGCCGCGGGGCGCCGTGA